The following proteins come from a genomic window of Lolium rigidum isolate FL_2022 chromosome 5, APGP_CSIRO_Lrig_0.1, whole genome shotgun sequence:
- the LOC124658346 gene encoding uncharacterized protein LOC124658346 — MFNALARRRGASGRRRREPQRWRPAQRLGYLLHVFRHGKHYADLNKKTRSSNTIDEYPVVDELPNNSKSTTSFFWIGAWCVNHQPRTGLPMARPIASKTRSMSLLMKTRTTTGCLLVTFGGKHAEAR; from the exons ATGTTCAACGCCCTAGCACGCCGGCGAGGTGCTTCCGGCCGGCGGCGACGCGAGCCACAGAGATGGCGTCCGGCGCAGCGCCTGGGCTACCTCCTGCACGTCTTCCGCCACGGCAAACACTATGCCG ACCTGAATAAGAAGACTAGGTCATCAAATACTATAGACGAGTATCCAGTAGTAGATGAACTACCAAATAATTCAAAGTCCACAACATCTTTCTTTTGGATTGGAGCGTGGTGCGTAAACCATCAGCCAAGGACAGGCTTACCAATGGCAAGACCGATTGCCTCCAAGACCAGGAGTATGTCCTTACTTATGAAGACAAGGACGACGACTGGATGCTTGTTGGTCACCTTCGGTGGGA AGCATGCTGAAGCAAGGTGA
- the LOC124656108 gene encoding BTB/POZ and MATH domain-containing protein 1-like, with translation MASTAATCTTEKLTVSRCSTHMDKGAHLFEITGYSLKKGMGVGKFVRSATFTVGGYDWSIRFYPEGTPDAPEGCMLITLELMSSNAEVRTFFDFGLVRHESGLLGMKFTTQTRAFSSKTDATSQYRVLIVRRGIEALQSKYIQNDVLMIKSVITVINESEESVTVRRPEIEVPPSDILEHLAKLLEAKEKADVTFSVGRETFQAHKTVLAMRSPVFEAELLGPLRETCVTIQDMQPAVFKALLHFIYTDSLPDLDDFEGDDKCEMHRHLLVAADRYAMDRLKIICQNILCKNLDVDNVATTLALADQHNCDKLKDVCVEFIASSDKMDDVVATQGYADLKRSCPSVLVDAFEKRSRSRKDLKVGPVSVCNLANGAVPHLGTISSCRNTENETLTTSDEERQT, from the exons atggcgtcgacggcggcgacctgCACTACGGAGAAGTTGACGGTGTCGAGGTGCTCCACACACATGGATAAGGGAGCGCACCTATTCGAGATCACTGGGTACAGCCTCAAGAAGGGCATGGGCGTCGGCAAGTTCGTCCGCTCGGCCACCTTCACCGTCGGTGGTTACGACTGGTCCATCAGGTTCTACCCCGAAGGAACCCCCGACGCGCCCGAAGGGTGTATGCTGATCACTCTCGAACTCATGAGCAGCAACGCCGAGGTTCGGACCTTTTTTGATTTTGGATTGGTAAGGCACGAATCAGGATTGCTCGGCATGAAGTTTACCACACAAACTAGGGCCTTCAGCTCAAAGACCGACGCCACTAGTCAGTATAGAGTGCTGATTGTAAGACGCGGCATTGAGGCGCTACAATCCAAGTACATTCAGAACGATGTGCTCATGATCAAGTCAGTGATCACGGTGATCAATGAATCCGAGGAGTCTGTAACTGTTCGGCGCCCGGAGATTGAGGTTCCACCGTCAGACATCCTGGAGCATCTTGCAAAGCTGTTGGAAGCTAAGGAGAAAGCAGATGTCACTTTCAGTGTTGGAAGAGAGACGTTCCAGGCACACAAGACTGTGCTCGCCATGCGGTCACCCGTCTTTGAGGCAGAGCTCTTGGGGCCGCTGAGGGAGACATGTGTAACCATCCAAGACATGCAGCCTGCTGTGTTCAAGGCTCTGCTGCATTTCATATATACGGATTCATTGCCTGACTTGGATGATTTTGAAGGTGACGACAAATGTGAAATGCACCGCCATCTACTGGTGGCTGCAGATAGGTATGCCATGGACAGGCTGAAGATTATATGTCAAAACATCCTTTGCAAGAATCTTGATGTGGACAACGTGGCAACTACATTGGCTTTAGCTGATCAGCATAACTGTGACAAGCTTAAGGATGTCTGCGTTGAGTTTATTGCCTCTTCAGATAAGATGGATGATGTGGTTGCTACCCAAGGTTATGCAGATCTCAAAAGATCCTGCCCTTCTGTCTTGGTAGATGCTTTCGAGAAGAGAAGTAGGTCTCGCAAAGATCTCAAAGTAGGTCCCGTGTCAG TTTGCAATCTTGCCAATGGAGCTGTGCCTCACCTAGGAACTATATCATCCTGCAGGAATACAGAAAATGAGACG CTAACAACTTCAGACGAGGAACGCCAAACCTGa